The following is a genomic window from Triticum urartu cultivar G1812 unplaced genomic scaffold, Tu2.1 TuUngrouped_contig_6113, whole genome shotgun sequence.
CCCGCTGCGGAGCCGCGCTCCCTTTTCCCGTCCTCGCAATTCCATCCATGGCTCCCGGCCCTCACCCCCACCCCCCCGGCCCCACCGCCTCCTAGCCCACTAGCCTAGGGTTTCGGGCCCCGAGATCgtagccgtcgccgccgacgccgccgccgcaaTGTCTGGCTCGCCGGGGCAAGTCGTGAGCGAGGTCGGCAAGCGCCTCGGGCAGCCGCGCCTCGGCAAGGACGCCCTCATCAAGCTCCTCAAGGTGAGCGCCCCCGTCCGTCCCGCACCAGTCCTCCTCCGATCTAAACCCGCTCGCTCACAGTCCTCGCGAGACGCTGTGCTGCTTCTGGGGTTTTGAAATTGCCTCGAAGGGCACCGCTGATTTTAGTGTTTTTTTGGGGGTTCTCGAACACTGACTGTAGTTCACGATTCCGCTCCAACCTCCATGGGGTTACGAGGGGCTGGGAATTCGAGCACCATGTAGTAATTCGTGTGATGGGGGCACAGGGGCAGCGATGCTGAAGAGGTTGTATGTTCACTATGCTTATGTTTGACAGTTTGAGCAAAGCCTCTGAGGTGTTTAGTGTCAACTCGGCATGGATCTATGGTGTTTATGATCGCTCGAAACTTGTTGAAAGAGTACCAGTACCGTTTATTTCCCTGCCAACTGGAGGCAGTCAGAGAACCTTCAGTTAATTGTCACATGTCTATTATTTCATCAGTAAACAATTTTGTGAGCACTTGTTGTTTCAAGTTTGCCTGCTTTGTGAATTGGTAATATGAAGGAAGGTACTATGGAGATTTATGGATAAGGAACAAAGGAGATTTGATTTTTCAGGCTTCAACCAATTCATTATCTTAAACCGTCAGTAACATTTGAGTATTTCGATCCATTTTACATGATAAACAGGTTAACTGGAGATCAAGTGGGTTAATTTCGGCCCTTCCCTTTTTCCCTGAAACGGATATTTGCCTTTTTTACTGTTATACGAGAATACAGTTTTGATTTGGTTGTACTGTACTTGTATTTTATCCAGCATTTGGGGGAGTTTAGAGCAATGGCTTTGTACAAATACATTGTTAGATCTCTACCTGAACTGTTCTCTAGCTCCCATTAGGGGTTACATATTTGCATACTTTTGTTTAATGCATCTATACTATGACAACCCCTCCGACAGTTGAACCCTTGAACCTAGTATAGTAGGACAGGGATGCAGGCTAGCTCACCGTAATCATCCAAAGGGAAAAGCGTGGCACATTAATACTTTGCAGCTTGGCATTTTCTCTAATTGGTTGTTTCTTTTCATTATTTTTTCTATGAATAAATTTGAATTTACTTCCATAACATGTTTTTGTTATTATCTGCAGCAAGCTGAAAGTGCTTTATCAGAGTTGAGTCAGTCCTCCTCTCTGCAAGATGCTCTACGTCCTTTGAGTAAATCACTGGTCCAGAACACTTTACTTAGCCACAAGGACAAGGATGTCAGACTTCTTGTTGCTGTCTGCTTCATTGAAGTTATGCGAATCCTTGCACCTGATCCACCTTTTACTGATGAAATATTTAAGGTATTTTAACACTTATGTCTTTCAATGCTTGGCTGTCACTGACTTCTTGTACCATTACCATTTAGAGTTGTGAAAATATGAAGCACTAACTAACAGTCATATTTGTCAGATAATTTCTGTAACGTTATCCATTTTCGATTTTTGAGTTATTTAATGTCAAAGAACAATTGGAATAAGGACCACACTCCTATAACACTATGTCAACTGCTTTATCTCAGGAAATATTTAGGCTCTTCATCAGCGAATTTTCAGGGCTTGCAGACACCGAGAGTCCATATCTTACGAGAAGGATGAAAATATTGGAGAATGTTGCTGCGCTTAGATGCTCTGTAATTATGGTTGACACTGGCTGTCAGGACTTGGTTCTTGATATGGCCAAAATATTCTTCTCGGCAGCGAAGTAAGACTAAATCTACTGCTCTTGTTGTTATATGCCTACATTTGGTTACAACCAAGAATCAAGCTGTGCTCATTTGTCAGTACCTATCTTTCAATTGTAGATACATTGATCGTACTCGTACTGACTTTGACTTGAAAATCATGAGTACATTTTTTCACTTATGTCCTATCAACCGGTTTCTTTTTGTACTGTCTTCCCATTTTGAGATTTTGGAATTATGAAGTCATCAAGACCTCTAATACTGTGTATCACACCATCAAGATCTCCAATACTGTCTACCGCAAACTGTAAATATACAGTGCTATGTTTGTTCTTCCATTGAGCTGGCTATTTCTAGGTATTATTGTTATTTATGGAGAAAGCTATGAACTGTCAAATCGCCAGGTTTCCGTTTCCATGTATCACAGTAAATGTCAGTGTGCACTATCATGTTTGCTGTTTTCAATACTTAATGGATCTCATGGGTTCCTTATCAAGTGCAACGGGCGATGTacctagtttatggaggtgattTGGTGAACATGTCTTGGCCAACAAAAGAGTTGTGTATGCACCTTGTGGTACTATTGTCTTGTTGTCCTTAAACATGTTAAGATAATTGGCAACATTCATTTCCTTAAACAAATTTATACTCGAAACCAAACTGTTATCCTTGGCTCAGCAAGAGCAGAAATTCCATTATGCAAGTAGTTTGCTTTACGTTATGTGTGCTAATTCATGACCTGCTCATGTTCAAAGGTGTCTGCCACACATAATTACTGTTTCTGAAAATTTAAATCGCATTTTTTTCATTAAGTGGTTAACTCCTTGATTGTGAAACTCTTTACAGGCAAGGTCTTCAGCAATGTGTGCACCAGGCTATGCTATCAATAATGACACAAATATTAAATGAAAAAGTTACTCAGCCTCTTCTGGATGTGATTTTCCGCAATTTAGTAAAAGAGGACAAGGTAACATATTTACTGTTCATTTAATACTAACAGTAAGTTGAGGCTGATCATGCGAGTAATGTTTCCTTACAATATGTTCTTCTCTGCATGAATAACTTAGATATCTGGAAGCCTGCATTATTGTTCTTTGATCCAAACTAATGCTTGTTTGCTTCTTGTTGCCCATGCAGGGAGGAGCCCACAAGCTTGCTGTTGACATAATTCAAAACTGTGCTGAGAAATTGGAGCACATTGTTCGAATTTTTTTGACATCATGCATTTTGAGCAAGGATGCACCGGTGAATGAACACAAGAAGCCGCATCATAAAATTATTCTGGAAATATTCCAGTGTGCACCCCAGATGCTTTTTGCTGTTATTCCATGCTTAACTCATGAGCTCCTGGTATGTTATTTTCTTTTAACTTTGTTACACTATTATATTGGATCGTATTCTCCCTGAACAAGCACCATCTACCTCCTTAGAGTGACCAGGTTGATATCCGACTGGAGGCAGTGCACCTGATTGGGAGGCTTCTTGTCTTCTCTAATCTTCGCTTTGGTCAAGAAAACCAGATATTATTTAGGGAATTCTTGAAGAGATTCTCTGACAAATCTGCAGAAGTAAGAATTGCTGCAATTGATGCAGCAAAAGCATGCTACATTGCTGCATCATCTGGAAATGTAGCACAGAATGTTCTCAGTAAGACTACTACTTTTATCTGTGGTCACTATATGCACATTACCATCTGTAAGCATCCTTTTCATGTGGATGTCTTGTTCCTTTTGGCAGAATCTCTTGAAGGAAGGTTATTGGATTTTGATGACAAAGTGAGGATCCGAGCTGTTTATGCAGTTTGTGATTTGGCCAAATCAAATCTAAGCTCATTTCCTTCTGAGTTGATATTACAAGCAGCAGAGAGGCTACGTGACAAAAAGGTGAGCAGGTATTATTGTTATTTTGCACAGCAGTTTCTTGATGGTGCCTCACTGAAACATTTTTCAGATATCTGTCAGAAAGAATGTAATGCATAAGTTGCTGGACTTGTATCGAGATTACTGTGAGAAATGCTCCAAAGGAACTGCGACAATTAACACTCACTATGAACAAATCCCAGCTAAACTTATTGTTCTCTGTTTTGACAAAGATTGTGAATCCTTCAGGTTtgttcatctctctctctctctctctctcatactCAGTCATGCCTATTTTGTTGAGTTGTGGCTTCTATATTTTGGCAGGCCACACAATATGGGGCTTATTTTTGCTGAAGAACTCTTTCCATCACCACTTTCTCCAAAAGAAAGAGCAATGCATTGGGTTGAGTTTTTTTCTTATTTCAAATCACAACATGTTAAGGCTTTGCATGCCATCTTTTCTCAGAAAAGAAGGTAAACACTTGTAGCATAGTATATACTATGATGATGTAATAACTCTGTGAAGCACATTTGACATTTAGACATTTTCCTTTAGGTTGCAACTGGAGATGCAAGCATATTTATCACTTCGAGCAAAGAAGGTTTGTAAATCATCAATAGATACTGAACATTTAGTGAACTTTTTTCTCAAATTGAACCTTGTATGTGCTACAGGAAGAATCTTCAGATGAAATACAGAAGAAAATTTGTGCGTCATTAAGGAAGATGTCCGCTTCCTTTACAGACATCTCTAAAGTTGAAGACTGCTTTGAGAATTTGCACCAGATGAAGGATAATAACATATTTAAGGATTTGGCTGAAATAAGCAAAGAGGGCACTACTTTTGCAACAGTTCGATCAATCAGAGTAATACTCGTTTGGTCCTTTTAACTGACGAGACAGTAAATTGTTTGTTTTCTCCTGCTTTTGTTTGCTCAACTATAAACTTACTGAGGAAGCCGTGGTGTATACTTCCCAAACGTAGTTTAATATTCGTATGTTTCTTTTTCATGGCATCCTTAATTCCTATTGCATGATCCTAGTTAGAAGTCATCAGCGGTGGCATATACCATGTGGATTATTTTGCATGGGAACATGTACATGCCCTCCAGTTTGAGGACTGAATGAtttaaatgattatcatgaaaaTCGAGCCAGTCTCTTTTTCTGCGCAATCAGTACGGTTCTACCGAGAATATAATAATACTGAGATTGAGGGAAAAGTAAAAGTAAAATATCCAAAGGAGAGCAAATACAAGGGGTAGTCTCAAAGGAGCTTCCTAGAGATAAGAGATAGAGGAAAGGAAAGTCTAGGTAGAACTCATTTAGTGCACATGGAAAACAAACAAAGTGAATTTGTCTTTCCAGTGGGATCTGCATTGTCTTGTCTTTCCAGCGGGATCTGCATTGTTTTGTTTTCAAGGTGGGTCTGCATTGTGTTGTTTCCCATCATGAGGTCAAATTTGAACTTGAACATTTGCGTGATGCTAAATCTCTCTAGCTTTCAGCAAACTACGGAATGCCCGACTCTTCCTTGTTCTGTCAAAACTATTAAGCTGCTAACTGTGAGTTCTGTGGAGCATTAAATGGTCCCAGTTTACAAGTTAGTGCAAGTACGTTAGTACCCTGTTAGACTAGTCATAGTGGTGAGcaacttagactagtaacatgcatatgttactagtatacgttactaccttcatagtgggtagtgtcaTGTGTGTGATAACATAGAGAGCTTCATTTATTACTTTGTAGAGTCATTTTACATTGGGAACCGCTATGTGAtggtaacatattatgttactccatttgcctctctcctcattaattaCTTGCCATATCATATTTTTTGCCTATGTGGCACGCATGTTACTacttatgttactcccactatgagcAGCCATATGTGTATTGAACTCTTTTTTTCTCCACATGGTATTATTTATGCAAAAGTTTTTTTTTTAAGATTTGTATCATAGAACATACCCAAATCAAATGTCTATGTTTATATCTAAGTTCGTGCTTGAATGACTGTAGGATTCATTTCTCAAGAGAATTGGCAACAAACACCAAATTTACAGCTTCTGCAAAGAACTGTCTACAAAACTCTCGCATTCACTATTTAATTGGGAGATGATTTGTGCCATCTTGGAGGTTCTTTTCTCCTGCAGAAATGAATTAACCCATTATGCAGAGTCCGCATGTGATCTTTTACTGGTAAGTTATTAATAGCCGGCAAATTATTTGTTTTCTTTTAGGAATATGAACTTCTCTTTGCTGCAAGCATGCAATCTTTTGAAGCTTACTGCATTTCAGTTTTTACCATTGATTAAACTTTTTTGTGCTTAACGGCACATCTGTTTTTTAGTTCATGCACACATTTTCATCTCCTTTTAAGGGTCATCTTCTATACTTCTGACTCAAATGTGTAATCATGTAGCTAGTTGCAATGGCGTTTCCATCATTATTCAGAGGCTCAGAGGAGTACTTGCTAAAGTTGTTCTCCGAAGACTCAGTCCTGATAAATGAGAAGAGTCTCCAAATGTTGGCATATTTGGCAAAATCACCGTGTAAATTATCTATTAATTTCAGGTAAAATAAACTGTCATTGTATTGGAAGTTGGATTGTCTTGATCTGTCTGTTTGTTGATAATTGCTCTATGAATGGTTCATGTTTGATGAATCAGCAATGTATTACTCAAGCCTGAAACTAAATGGCCATTTTGAAATTTTAAATATCCTCCTGTTtgcctttttttcttcttctccagGGATTTTGTATGAGCTCACTAAAAACTGGCGAAAAACACTTTACTCCTATTCACCACCTTACCAATCTAGAAGTGCAATGGGCGGTAATATAAAGAAAATGTAGGGATAGGAAAATGTCAATACCTTTTTTGTATTTAATGATTGCAAGTGTGGTAGGTCTCTCCATCTTTAGTTATCTTAAGATGAATATTTTACTCATAGTAAGTTGTCTTTTTTCCAGTAGTGATGTCTACCTCTTACTGGAGCAAAAGTGTATTGAAGGAACACGTGCTGAATCGAAATATGCCATTTCTGCAATTGCTTCACTGATCCAGTCTCCAGATGACAAGAAATTTGCCAAATTATGTAAGGTAGGTACTAATTAGTTCTGTTCTACAATTGCTTCACTGACCCAGTTCCCAGATGACAATTGTTTACATATGGAAATGCTCAAACCCTTTGCAGAATGATTGTTTCTGATGCTAAAATGGTCACAATGTTTTTGGTAGCTAGCtgtttcttcttatttttttcatGCCTTTGTTTTTAAATGAAGGCGTACTTTGGTGGACGACTTATATGATCCTCTCTTCCCTGCAGAAAGTTGTTGGTGGTCTACATGATAACCATAATATCCCAACTCTATTACAGTCGTTGGGCTTAATATTGGAGTATTCTccttccatgtatacatcatatgacgACCAATTTATCAATTTTGTTCAACGTGTTTTTGTCTCACCTGAGGTAGGTAATATATTTTTTAGCAGTGATATCTGGACTAAGACATAGCAATTTGATGTCTGCTATGGTTTATGGTTTATGCAGTTTGTTTCAACTCCGGAACTGTCACCCTCCGATGAAAATTCTGCATGCAGTTTCTCTTGCAAACTGAAGGTAAGTTCTGGACAAAATAAAACATTCAACTCATGGTAGATCTAGTAGGGAGTTCCACATGCGAGTAAAATTCACGATGGAATTTTCATTTTTGCTCTCTAATTGTTTTGTGGCCAATGTAGATTTATTGTCTCAAAGCACTTGTCAAAAGTTGTTTACCAACAACTACTGCCCGTGATCGAATAGAGAATTTCTTGAAGATGCTGTTAGATATAATTCGCGAAGAATTCACGCCCATTACTATATGGTTCGTATTTTTCTGCTTCCTCACATTATTTTAAATTGTTTTCTCAATAGATGCTTCACTGTTGTAGCCTTCTGTTTGTTTTCTACTGATTACACCAGTTCTTTAACTGATATTTTACAGTGCATCAGTTGATCAGCTTTTCTACAAGTATATTTTTTCAAGCACTATTGGAACACATAATTCATTGTGGTGTGGTCAAGTTTCCTTTCTTGTTGAATGTGATAAACATAATTTGCACATCTTTGCATTAAGATAGGTAGTCATAGTTACAAGTGGTCAATTTGGTGCAAAATTGTAGAACTTGCAGATGTGCCTAATGCTTAGTGTTCTACAAGTCGTATACTGTGTAACTTTCATGAGGTTTCTGTTACCTTCGTGTTTGGGTTACTGTGATGAACTAGTGCATCTCGAGCATCACCTTTTTTCAGCTGGAGGCTTCCTGGTTAGTATAATGCAAGGAACTTAGGAATTCAGCAATTACACATCGTTGATTAGGTGGTCAATTTAGTGGGGTTTGTGAGAGAATTTCTTGGTTAGTATAATGAGGAAGTTAGGAACTCACCAAACTTATTTTAAAGAGAGAATCAGCAAGTAAGCATTGCTGATTAGGTGGTCAATTTGGTTTGAATGGTTACTGGAAGAAAAGACTCACCAATCGGGAGTGCAGAAAGAAGAAAGTAAAGAAAAAAGTCCATTTTACTCCCCTGAACAAAATCGATGGTTCACATAACCCCTTAATGAAGCCAATCCCGTTCAATACCCACCCAAAGTGGATTTGGTCGGGTGGTTTTGTTGAGTTGGACTCGGTCAAGCTGTTTTGTTGACCGTGGGCTCTCCTCCTTCCCTGTGCAACCTCGGGCCTCTATGGTCGACGACGCATGCGGCATGTCCACCGGTGGTGACAGGTGCGGGGAGCCGGGGTCCGCTGGCGACGACCTGTACGCCGGGCTGGGGTGTCTGGAGCACACGCCAGGCCCACCAGTGGACAACATGCGGCGGTAGCGGCGACCCACCACACCTGTCCTCGTTCCTTACTGCCTGCCCCGGATCCCGGCAAGCCGCCGCACTTCCCCGCCCCACCCCGGCCCGCTGCAGCGTGCTAGCAGCCATGTGAACCGAATCCAGTGGCCAGGTCGTCGGGGCAGACAAGCAGCCGTGCTGGGGAGCAGTCCCAGGATCCCCATCGCCTCGCGCCACCGGCCTTCGCCGCCCTCCTCAATCCCGGTCGAACCTCTCTCACCAAGCCGCCCCTCCTAACCCAGATCCAGGCGAGCATCTCCGGCCTCCTACCACGGTTCCTGCGCGAACTGCTGCCGCCACCGTGCGCTACTTCATGGCAGCCTGCCTGCCTCTTGTGGTGCTCTTCTCCAGATCCAGGCGGACCCCCTCGCTCCACCTCAGCTCTGCATCCGGCGCGGACAGAGGAAACCGTCGGGCGTCGATGTATCCAGGGCAGCCCAGCAGTGCGTCGGCGTCGGCAGCGAAAGTGACGGGTCACCGGAGAGGGTCCCACTGGTCAAATACCACTTTGACCCTGCCATGTCAGCAAACCACTTAAGCAAACCCAGCTAAGATGATTTGTGAACGGTATTGGATAGATCGGGGGGTTAAAAGAGCAGAATAAATGATCAGGGGGTTATGTGAACCACTCACTTTGTTCGGGGTAGTAAAATGGACATTTTTCGAAAGTAAATAGGGCAGGGTATAATGTGTGGTTTTAATGCTCGCAAACTTAACTGAATGTTATTCAAGCTAAAAGCACTTATACAATATTaaatgtttttttattttctttattgATACAACTTAACCCTGAATTTATTTACTTGTGTTCTGTGTTTTCACTCTGGTTCTTATGCTGCACCAGTGAAAATGATAAGCCATATCTTAGACTGGCTGCTGGGAAATCTTTACTACGACTAGCTACAAGATGGGATTCACTCATTTCTCCAGAATTATTTCGCACTGCCCTTCTCATGGCAAGGGTATTGTCAATATGCTACACTGCTAACAAGTATCTAATTTTTATTTTTCATGTAGGGGCTAACATTTCTGCCCACTAGTCTTTCTAATTATTTGATAATTTGATTTGCCATAGATTTTGAGAACCTTTGCTGTAAATAAACATCTGTTTGCAGCATTATTTTGCTTACCTACATTGGTTAATCTCTACTCACATTGCGTAGTTCCATATTTTATGCATGCCAGTATTCTACCTCTTTATAATATTACATGTATTGTGTCTGGTTGTCAGGATTCTTCATATATTGTTCGCAAGTCATTCATTCACAAACTTTTTGGCCTTTTGAAGAAGCATGCAATACCTGTTAGATATGCATGTGCTTTTGCATTGGCATCAACAGATTGCGCTGGAGATGTTCGTACTGAAGTATGTATCTTCTTTTCTAGTTCCCTCGTATATATATACCATATAAACTTGCTCGTGAGGTGATTCTTATTCTGTTACCTTGTATTCTAGTCACTTAGGTACTTAACCGAAGTGGTAAAAGAGCAAAGAGGAGTTTCTGTTCACCAGAACAAAACCAGCAATGACTCGATTGTAGAACACCCAGCATATGCTGTCCTTTTCTTGATCCATACGCTTGCATATGATGAGGAGTTTCCTTTTAACTTTTGTGAAAAGGAGACTGGCTCGGCTGAGTTTTGGAGGTATGTTCTTGTTTCAGATGTTTGAATCCCATTGGCATtttttctgttgctcaactagtTCCTGTGGCTGGAAACATTCGAAGTTTCAAGCATGTAATAGCTTCCTCCTTTTTCCCTTTGTTTGTTGACAGCCCACTTATTGTGATGTTGAGAGAGCTAGTTGAAATAGAGGATCTAAGCCAAACCAAGCATGGCTCTGCCACCAGCTCTGTATCCATTCTTTTGGGCATCTTTCGTGCTGTTCAAAAGGCTGAGGATGTGATTGATTCTGGCATCACTCATGTATATGTCTCTTTTGGCTACCGCTTTGACATTTTTCATTTGCCTATAAATTTCTTCACCAGGTTCTAATTTCCTAACCGCCTTCACAGAAACTGCACATTCTCTCAAAAATTGGTTTGCTTATGGTAAAAGAACTTGATAAGCATTGCAAGACATCAGATTCTCCACGCCATATTCTCCTGCCCTCATCTTATTATAGGTTGTCTCGGAGTGAGAGAAAAGCAGATGTAGGTTATTCTTACTATTTATTCTCATGTTTGTTAGAACTTGTCTTAGTTCATTTTTGCATTGACTAATTTTCTCCAGATCGGATTTTTTTGTAGGAATGCTGCCAACTAGATTTAATTACTGATACTTTTGTGAAGAGAATTCTAAAAGCTCATGAACCTTATAACCAACAGGTACATTCTGTCTGCTGTGTGACCCTTGGTCTCTTGTTTGtgtatatatacatatatgtagTTTGTGCCTTCTGTTATGGTCCTATAGTTTTAGTTCATCAACATTAATTTCAGGAGGATACTACATGCTCTACTATTACTGAGAGGGTATCTAAAGAATCTGCTCCTAAAAGGCAAACTCGTTCCTCATCAAACAAACCATTATTTGGACAGTTTGTAAGTGGTCATGAGCAAGGGAAAACGAAGAAAAGTTCAGTCCAGGCGAAAGATGTCCCCAAGAAAAATTACCTGGATATCTTGGAAAAAGACAACGTGTCATCTTGTGGTTCCGCCGGCACAAAGCTGTCATCTCCAGGGTCTTTGGGTTTGACTAATGAAGCTGATTCTAGAGATCTGAAGACGATATCTTCAAAGGACACCATGTCAACAGAGGTACAGCATGCTAGTGTCTGATCGAACTATATGTTTGAGCATTGGATTATCTGTGGATTGGCACATGGAAACTCAATTTATATTATTTACTTATTTTTGTAGGACTTTCCTGACTGTCATCTCAGAGATTGGTAAGCAAACAAACGATTTAACATGTTCCTTCTTCAGAAATGTTCTCCGCCTGGAAGAATATGTTCTAAACAGTACTTTGTCTTGTGATACCATGCTTTGCGTAACTGCGAGTATAGCATAATGACATGCATGCCCTGCAAACTCTGCTAAATCTATGTCTGTCTGCTAATTCATGATTGTTGTCCATGTTACATCACTATTTAGAATGGAACGATAGGGAGCTTTTCTCATTGTCTATGTGTGTGGCTTTATGTGGTAGAATTAGTATATGGCATGACATCTCAAGTTATCTGCAATAATTATTGGGTCTATGCCTAATAGTACAAGCAATTCGTTACCAAATAAGGCAAACCCCTGTATGTCAGAACTTGTATTCCTGGTAATCTGTCTAGGGCTAAGAAAAGAGTAAAGTGAAGTTTGGACCAGCTATTGTAGTTGCTAGTTGACCATGTATGTTCAAGTATGGCACCAATGGTCACATAATATTTTTGAACTTTGGACTAGGTTATGACCAAATTTTACGTGGGTCACATGGGGCATAGCTAGAACACACAAACTTCTAAATAAAAAGAATGTGGACTTCCGTCATAGAACAATGTGGTTTGAAGAGCAGGGCAGCTGACGATCGTCAGATTTTTATCCGCTTTTTGAGAAACAGAAATATCACATTTTGTGTCAGAGAATTTGAAATTTTGTGAAAAAATTGAGATGAACTAGATATTGCAATATACATGCAATTAAGATGAAATATAAAGGAACTTTAGTGTGTTTCCAAATATCAGATCCAGATATGGGCTTTAGTGCTTTACAGCTGAGTACCAGCTAGTATTAGTCTATGGGTGTCACTGGTGAAGTCAGTTCGGCTGTGGCTTGGATTTCGCTGTGGCTTGGATTTCAGGATTGCACTTGCCAGTTCTTGTGCATCTTAAC
Proteins encoded in this region:
- the LOC125530155 gene encoding sister chromatid cohesion protein PDS5 homolog B isoform X6; its protein translation is MSGSPGQVVSEVGKRLGQPRLGKDALIKLLKQAESALSELSQSSSLQDALRPLSKSLVQNTLLSHKDKDVRLLVAVCFIEVMRILAPDPPFTDEIFKEIFRLFISEFSGLADTESPYLTRRMKILENVAALRCSVIMVDTGCQDLVLDMAKIFFSAAKQGLQQCVHQAMLSIMTQILNEKVTQPLLDVIFRNLVKEDKGGAHKLAVDIIQNCAEKLEHIVRIFLTSCILSKDAPVNEHKKPHHKIILEIFQCAPQMLFAVIPCLTHELLSDQVDIRLEAVHLIGRLLVFSNLRFGQENQILFREFLKRFSDKSAEVRIAAIDAAKACYIAASSGNVAQNVLKSLEGRLLDFDDKVRIRAVYAVCDLAKSNLSSFPSELILQAAERLRDKKISVRKNVMHKLLDLYRDYCEKCSKGTATINTHYEQIPAKLIVLCFDKDCESFRPHNMGLIFAEELFPSPLSPKERAMHWVEFFSYFKSQHVKALHAIFSQKRRLQLEMQAYLSLRAKKEESSDEIQKKICASLRKMSASFTDISKVEDCFENLHQMKDNNIFKDLAEISKEGTTFATVRSIRDSFLKRIGNKHQIYSFCKELSTKLSHSLFNWEMICAILEVLFSCRNELTHYAESACDLLLLVAMAFPSLFRGSEEYLLKLFSEDSVLINEKSLQMLAYLAKSPCKLSINFSSDVYLLLEQKCIEGTRAESKYAISAIASLIQSPDDKKFAKLCKKVVGGLHDNHNIPTLLQSLGLILEYSPSMYTSYDDQFINFVQRVFVSPEFVSTPELSPSDENSACSFSCKLKIYCLKALVKSCLPTTTARDRIENFLKMLLDIIREEFTPITICENDKPYLRLAAGKSLLRLATRWDSLISPELFRTALLMARDSSYIVRKSFIHKLFGLLKKHAIPVRYACAFALASTDCAGDVRTESLRYLTEVVKEQRGVSVHQNKTSNDSIVEHPAYAVLFLIHTLAYDEEFPFNFCEKETGSAEFWSPLIVMLRELVEIEDLSQTKHGSATSSVSILLGIFRAVQKAEDVIDSGITHKLHILSKIGLLMVKELDKHCKTSDSPRHILLPSSYYRLSRSERKADECCQLDLITDTFVKRILKAHEPYNQQEDTTCSTITERVSKESAPKRQTRSSSNKPLFGQFVSGHEQGKTKKSSVQAKDVPKKNYLDILEKDNVSSCGSAGTKLSSPGSLGLTNEADSRDLKTISSKDTMSTEDFPDCHLRDCELEEDVGDCDGNFVKRPFSSNKTAVAALQKKSKRALDLRNAKNSAGSAADTIDNVRRTRSRKVQT
- the LOC125530155 gene encoding sister chromatid cohesion protein PDS5 homolog B isoform X7, which produces MSGSPGQVVSEVGKRLGQPRLGKDALIKLLKQAESALSELSQSSSLQDALRPLSKSLVQNTLLSHKDKDVRLLVAVCFIEVMRILAPDPPFTDEIFKEIFRLFISEFSGLADTESPYLTRRMKILENVAALRCSVIMVDTGCQDLVLDMAKIFFSAAKQGLQQCVHQAMLSIMTQILNEKVTQPLLDVIFRNLVKEDKGGAHKLAVDIIQNCAEKLEHIVRIFLTSCILSKDAPVNEHKKPHHKIILEIFQCAPQMLFAVIPCLTHELLSDQVDIRLEAVHLIGRLLVFSNLRFGQENQILFREFLKRFSDKSAEVRIAAIDAAKACYIAASSGNVAQNVLKSLEGRLLDFDDKVRIRAVYAVCDLAKSNLSSFPSELILQAAERLRDKKISVRKNVMHKLLDLYRDYCEKCSKGTATINTHYEQIPAKLIVLCFDKDCESFRPHNMGLIFAEELFPSPLSPKERAMHWVEFFSYFKSQHVKALHAIFSQKRRLQLEMQAYLSLRAKKEESSDEIQKKICASLRKMSASFTDISKVEDCFENLHQMKDNNIFKDLAEISKEGTTFATVRSIRDSFLKRIGNKHQIYSFCKELSTKLSHSLFNWEMICAILEVLFSCRNELTHYAESACDLLLLVAMAFPSLFRGSEEYLLKLFSEDSVLINEKSLQMLAYLAKSPCKLSINFSDVYLLLEQKCIEGTRAESKYAISAIASLIQSPDDKKFAKLCKKVVGGLHDNHNIPTLLQSLGLILEYSPSMYTSYDDQFINFVQRVFVSPEFVSTPELSPSDENSACSFSCKLKIYCLKALVKSCLPTTTARDRIENFLKMLLDIIREEFTPITICENDKPYLRLAAGKSLLRLATRWDSLISPELFRTALLMARDSSYIVRKSFIHKLFGLLKKHAIPVRYACAFALASTDCAGDVRTESLRYLTEVVKEQRGVSVHQNKTSNDSIVEHPAYAVLFLIHTLAYDEEFPFNFCEKETGSAEFWSPLIVMLRELVEIEDLSQTKHGSATSSVSILLGIFRAVQKAEDVIDSGITHKLHILSKIGLLMVKELDKHCKTSDSPRHILLPSSYYRLSRSERKADECCQLDLITDTFVKRILKAHEPYNQQEDTTCSTITERVSKESAPKRQTRSSSNKPLFGQFVSGHEQGKTKKSSVQAKDVPKKNYLDILEKDNVSSCGSAGTKLSSPGSLGLTNEADSRDLKTISSKDTMSTEDFPDCHLRDCSELEEDVGDCDGNFVKRPFSSNKTAVAALQKKSKRALDLRNAKNSAGSAADTIDNVRRTRSRKVQT